A genomic region of Alnus glutinosa chromosome 11, dhAlnGlut1.1, whole genome shotgun sequence contains the following coding sequences:
- the LOC133882757 gene encoding protein SODIUM POTASSIUM ROOT DEFECTIVE 2-like isoform X2, with amino-acid sequence MSVRTTKKMRGFMCQSPAATAVCMATDSRSVVVPRRSSERSSILIDNKRFVINNAKYSRLVDRPPKLAVGTKKRSDSAPCKKREQDPEHQPNTLQKPSSIASSDNVFQVVVMRVSIHCQGCAGKVKKHLSKMEGVTSFSIDVETKRVTVMGHVSPVVVLESVSKVKKAEFWPC; translated from the exons ATGAGCGTGAGAACAACCAAGAAGATGAGAGGCTTCATGTGCCAATCTCCGGCGGCAACTGCAGTGTGCATGGCAACCGATTCTCGCTCGGTGGTTGTGCCCAGAAGGTCATCGGAGAGAAGTAGTATTCTTATTGATAATAAACGCTTTGTGATCAACAATGCCAAGTACTCTAGGCTTGTTGATCGGCCTCCTAAGCTTGCTGTGGGTACGAAGAAGAGATCAGATTCTGCCCCATGCAAGAAAAGAGAACAAGATCCGGAGCATCAGCCAAACACCCTTCAGAAACCATCTTCAATAGCTTCGTCGGACAATGTCTTCCAG GTTGTTGTGATGCGGGTATCCATTCACTGTCAAGGCTGTGCTGGCAAGGTTAAGAAGCATCTCTCCAAAATGGAAG gtgTTACTTCATTCAGTATCGACGTAGAAACAAAGAGAGTGACTGTGATGGGACACGTTTCACCTGTGGTAGTCCTTGAGAGCGTTTCAAAGGTGAAGAAGGCAGAGTTTTGGCCCTGTTGA
- the LOC133882757 gene encoding protein SODIUM POTASSIUM ROOT DEFECTIVE 1-like isoform X1, translating into MSVRTTKKMRGFMCQSPAATAVCMATDSRSVVVPRRSSERSSILIDNKRFVINNAKYSRLVDRPPKLAVGTKKRSDSAPCKKREQDPEHQPNTLQKPSSIASSDNVFQLLQVVVMRVSIHCQGCAGKVKKHLSKMEGVTSFSIDVETKRVTVMGHVSPVVVLESVSKVKKAEFWPC; encoded by the exons ATGAGCGTGAGAACAACCAAGAAGATGAGAGGCTTCATGTGCCAATCTCCGGCGGCAACTGCAGTGTGCATGGCAACCGATTCTCGCTCGGTGGTTGTGCCCAGAAGGTCATCGGAGAGAAGTAGTATTCTTATTGATAATAAACGCTTTGTGATCAACAATGCCAAGTACTCTAGGCTTGTTGATCGGCCTCCTAAGCTTGCTGTGGGTACGAAGAAGAGATCAGATTCTGCCCCATGCAAGAAAAGAGAACAAGATCCGGAGCATCAGCCAAACACCCTTCAGAAACCATCTTCAATAGCTTCGTCGGACAATGTCTTCCAG TTGCTGCAGGTTGTTGTGATGCGGGTATCCATTCACTGTCAAGGCTGTGCTGGCAAGGTTAAGAAGCATCTCTCCAAAATGGAAG gtgTTACTTCATTCAGTATCGACGTAGAAACAAAGAGAGTGACTGTGATGGGACACGTTTCACCTGTGGTAGTCCTTGAGAGCGTTTCAAAGGTGAAGAAGGCAGAGTTTTGGCCCTGTTGA